Proteins co-encoded in one Megalops cyprinoides isolate fMegCyp1 chromosome 1, fMegCyp1.pri, whole genome shotgun sequence genomic window:
- the LOC118784867 gene encoding RUN domain-containing protein 1-like isoform X1, with protein sequence MSTEELSASDSEGAFAGGERWAPVGAVASPEDEESGDGKGEELEPRRKGSASAGATEMALKLQKLEEEQELLNSSLLALTSHFAQVQFRLKQIVHAQSDEREKMLLELEDFAFKGCPHVLGCRAQDALQLENSEELSEREKRERLEAQREKQKELIIQLKTQLDDLERFAYQEGSYDSLPQSMVMERQRVIIDELIKKLDVNLNEDIGKLSPEELRQRVDAAIAQIVNPARVKEQLVEQLKTQIRDLEMFINFIQDEVGNPLLPDAEPSQREATAGPRVRGPGGKRKVDAEQAQKVRETGLQLIQRALAVLQIFAVSQFGCAAGHVPGGVWSQSGAARDYSPLLQRLEGAVDRVRREAVRRQPPEQCAGSPWAGRDELTAAVRKELAMALRDLLAHGLYSPSQGMSLVLAPIACLLPFSPAPQTMHPWELFVKYYRSKNGQAFAEAPARKLSQSFSLPLAGVPVTVTPKQSLLWAVHTVLREHDPFKRGADSEFKALVCMALNEQRLVSWLNLLCKSGALVHSHYQPWSYMAQTGFESALHILSQLSRLRFNLPVDLAVRQLKNIKDAF encoded by the exons ATGTCGACAGAAGAACTGTCTGCCTCAGACAGTGAAGGTGCCTTCGCTGGTGGGGAGCGTTGGGCCCCCGTAGGAGCTGTTGCCAGCCCCGAAGATGAGGAGTCAGGAGACGGTAAGGGGGAAGAACTGGAGCCAAGGCGCAAGGGCTCTGCATCCGCTGGCGCCACGGAGATGGCGTTGAAGCTCCAGAAGCTGGAGGAAGAACAGGAGCTTCTGAACTCCTCGCTGCTTGCCCTTACCTCGCATTTTGCACAGGTGCAGTTCCGTCTGAAACAGATCGTTCACGCGCAAAGCGACGAAAGGGAGAAgatgctgctggagctggaggacttCGCCTTCAAAGGCTGTCCACACGTCCTTGGCTGCAGGGCGCAAGATGCGCTTCAATTAGAGAACTCG GAGGAACTG agcgagagggagaagCGGGAGCGCCTGGAGGCCCAGAGGGAGAAGCAGAAGGAGCTCATCATCCAACTGAAGACCCAACTCGATGACTTGGAGAGGTTTGCCTACCAGGAGGGCAGCTACGACTCCTTACCTCAGTCCATGGTTatggagaggcagagg GTCATAATTGATGAGCTGATCAAGAAGCTGGATGTGAACCTGAACGAGGACATTGGGAAACTGTCCCCCGAAGAGCTGCGCCAGAGGGTAGATGCAGCCATTGCCCAGATTGTCAACCCAGCCCGCGTCAAGGAGCAGCTGGTGGAGCAGCTCAAGACCCAGATCAGAGACTTGGAAATGTTCATTAACTTCATACAAG ATGAAGTGGGGAACCCTCTTCTGCCTGATGCTGAGCCTTCCCAGCGAGAGGCGACAGCTGGTCCTAGAGTGAGAGGCccaggaggaaagaggaaag TGGACGCGGAGCAAGCCCAGAAGGTGCGTGAGACAGGCCTGCAGCTGATACAGCGGGCGCTGGCGGTGCTGCAGATCTTTGCCGTCAGCCAGTTTGGCTGCGCGGCGGGGCATGTCCCGGGTGGGGTGTGGTCCCAGAGCGGGGCTGCCCGGGACTACAGCCCTCTTCTGCAGAGGCTGGAGGGGGCAGTGGACCGCGTACGACGGGAGGCCGTCCGTCGGCAGCCCCCGGAGCAGTGTGCGGGGTCACCGTGGGCTGGCCGCGACGAGCTGACGGCCGCAGTGCGTAAGGAGCTTGCCATGGCCCTGCGTGACCTCCTGGCCCACGGTCTCTACTCGCCCTCCCAGGGCATGAGCCTGGTGCTGGCGCCCATCGCCTGCCTGTTGCCCTTCAGCCCTGCCCCACAGACCATGCACCCCTGGGAGCTCTTTGTCAAGTACTACCGCTCCAAGAACGGCCAGGCCTTCGCCGAGGCGCCAGCGCGCAAGCTCTCGCAGTCCTTCAGCCTGCCGCTAGCGGGTGTGCCGGTGACCGTCACGCCCAAGCAATCGCTGCTGTGGGCCGTGCACACGGTGCTGCGCGAGCACGACCCTTTCAAGCGGGGCGCCGACTCCGAGTTCAAGGCGCTCGTGTGCATGGCACTCAACGAGCAGCGCCTGGTGTCCTGGCTCAACCTGCTGTGCAAGTCGGGTGCCCTGGTGCACTCACACTACCAGCCCTGGAGCTACATGGCCCAGACGGGTTTTGAGAGCGCCCTGCACATCCTCAGCCAACTCAGCCGCCTCAGGTTCAACTTGCCCGTTGACCTGGCTGTTCGGCAGCTCAAGAACATCAAGGATGCCTTCTAA
- the LOC118784867 gene encoding RUN domain-containing protein 1-like isoform X2, which yields MSTEELSASDSEGAFAGGERWAPVGAVASPEDEESGDGKGEELEPRRKGSASAGATEMALKLQKLEEEQELLNSSLLALTSHFAQVQFRLKQIVHAQSDEREKMLLELEDFAFKGCPHVLGCRAQDALQLENSSEREKRERLEAQREKQKELIIQLKTQLDDLERFAYQEGSYDSLPQSMVMERQRVIIDELIKKLDVNLNEDIGKLSPEELRQRVDAAIAQIVNPARVKEQLVEQLKTQIRDLEMFINFIQDEVGNPLLPDAEPSQREATAGPRVRGPGGKRKVDAEQAQKVRETGLQLIQRALAVLQIFAVSQFGCAAGHVPGGVWSQSGAARDYSPLLQRLEGAVDRVRREAVRRQPPEQCAGSPWAGRDELTAAVRKELAMALRDLLAHGLYSPSQGMSLVLAPIACLLPFSPAPQTMHPWELFVKYYRSKNGQAFAEAPARKLSQSFSLPLAGVPVTVTPKQSLLWAVHTVLREHDPFKRGADSEFKALVCMALNEQRLVSWLNLLCKSGALVHSHYQPWSYMAQTGFESALHILSQLSRLRFNLPVDLAVRQLKNIKDAF from the exons ATGTCGACAGAAGAACTGTCTGCCTCAGACAGTGAAGGTGCCTTCGCTGGTGGGGAGCGTTGGGCCCCCGTAGGAGCTGTTGCCAGCCCCGAAGATGAGGAGTCAGGAGACGGTAAGGGGGAAGAACTGGAGCCAAGGCGCAAGGGCTCTGCATCCGCTGGCGCCACGGAGATGGCGTTGAAGCTCCAGAAGCTGGAGGAAGAACAGGAGCTTCTGAACTCCTCGCTGCTTGCCCTTACCTCGCATTTTGCACAGGTGCAGTTCCGTCTGAAACAGATCGTTCACGCGCAAAGCGACGAAAGGGAGAAgatgctgctggagctggaggacttCGCCTTCAAAGGCTGTCCACACGTCCTTGGCTGCAGGGCGCAAGATGCGCTTCAATTAGAGAACTCG agcgagagggagaagCGGGAGCGCCTGGAGGCCCAGAGGGAGAAGCAGAAGGAGCTCATCATCCAACTGAAGACCCAACTCGATGACTTGGAGAGGTTTGCCTACCAGGAGGGCAGCTACGACTCCTTACCTCAGTCCATGGTTatggagaggcagagg GTCATAATTGATGAGCTGATCAAGAAGCTGGATGTGAACCTGAACGAGGACATTGGGAAACTGTCCCCCGAAGAGCTGCGCCAGAGGGTAGATGCAGCCATTGCCCAGATTGTCAACCCAGCCCGCGTCAAGGAGCAGCTGGTGGAGCAGCTCAAGACCCAGATCAGAGACTTGGAAATGTTCATTAACTTCATACAAG ATGAAGTGGGGAACCCTCTTCTGCCTGATGCTGAGCCTTCCCAGCGAGAGGCGACAGCTGGTCCTAGAGTGAGAGGCccaggaggaaagaggaaag TGGACGCGGAGCAAGCCCAGAAGGTGCGTGAGACAGGCCTGCAGCTGATACAGCGGGCGCTGGCGGTGCTGCAGATCTTTGCCGTCAGCCAGTTTGGCTGCGCGGCGGGGCATGTCCCGGGTGGGGTGTGGTCCCAGAGCGGGGCTGCCCGGGACTACAGCCCTCTTCTGCAGAGGCTGGAGGGGGCAGTGGACCGCGTACGACGGGAGGCCGTCCGTCGGCAGCCCCCGGAGCAGTGTGCGGGGTCACCGTGGGCTGGCCGCGACGAGCTGACGGCCGCAGTGCGTAAGGAGCTTGCCATGGCCCTGCGTGACCTCCTGGCCCACGGTCTCTACTCGCCCTCCCAGGGCATGAGCCTGGTGCTGGCGCCCATCGCCTGCCTGTTGCCCTTCAGCCCTGCCCCACAGACCATGCACCCCTGGGAGCTCTTTGTCAAGTACTACCGCTCCAAGAACGGCCAGGCCTTCGCCGAGGCGCCAGCGCGCAAGCTCTCGCAGTCCTTCAGCCTGCCGCTAGCGGGTGTGCCGGTGACCGTCACGCCCAAGCAATCGCTGCTGTGGGCCGTGCACACGGTGCTGCGCGAGCACGACCCTTTCAAGCGGGGCGCCGACTCCGAGTTCAAGGCGCTCGTGTGCATGGCACTCAACGAGCAGCGCCTGGTGTCCTGGCTCAACCTGCTGTGCAAGTCGGGTGCCCTGGTGCACTCACACTACCAGCCCTGGAGCTACATGGCCCAGACGGGTTTTGAGAGCGCCCTGCACATCCTCAGCCAACTCAGCCGCCTCAGGTTCAACTTGCCCGTTGACCTGGCTGTTCGGCAGCTCAAGAACATCAAGGATGCCTTCTAA